Proteins encoded by one window of Cylindrospermum stagnale PCC 7417:
- a CDS encoding Rqc2 family fibronectin-binding protein codes for MKVLNLRCIPVDFTTLTAACSDLRANWLPSRTEQVYQRDRYTIAVALRTLETRVWLNICWHPQAAHICIGEPPPRLQDTFTFSQQLVHQLGGLALVGIEAIAPWERVVDLQFARRPGESALYHLYVEVMGKYSNAILTDASNIIITAAHQVSQQQSSVRPIQTGQPYEIPPKLTGPIPNLSESLERWQERVSLVPGAIKKQLLKSYRGLSAALLDSMLLAANLAPETTTDTLTPDDWKKLFERWQEWLQALEIGKFQPAWTKDGYTVMGWGAIDTTKDIQELLNRYYTNQINQQLFSQVRHQLSQKLQNILAKLRLKRQTFSDRLQQSDQADEWKQKADLMMANLQNWQPGMKEIILPDFDSGKPVAIALLPDKNAVQNAQKLYKQHQKLKRARAAVEPLFLEVQAEVEYLEQVEAAISQIDNYQTTEDLQALEEIRDELIGQKYLEDPEYRNRITTERASTNFHRYRSPSGFEVLIGRNNRQNDHLTFRVAGDYDLWFHAQEIPGSHLLLRLEPGTVPEEADLQFTANLAAYFSRARQSDQVPVVYTQPKHVYKPKGAKPGIAIYKQETILWGKPQSVNSH; via the coding sequence TTGAAAGTATTGAATTTACGTTGTATTCCAGTTGACTTTACTACCCTCACAGCTGCTTGTAGCGATCTACGCGCTAACTGGCTACCCTCGCGGACAGAACAGGTTTACCAGCGCGATCGCTATACTATTGCCGTGGCATTACGTACTCTAGAAACAAGGGTTTGGCTAAATATTTGCTGGCATCCCCAAGCTGCACACATTTGTATTGGCGAACCGCCACCACGCCTACAAGATACTTTTACCTTTAGCCAACAACTAGTACACCAGTTGGGTGGTTTGGCTTTGGTGGGAATTGAAGCGATCGCACCTTGGGAGCGTGTTGTGGATTTGCAATTTGCCCGTCGTCCTGGAGAAAGTGCCCTATATCACTTGTATGTGGAAGTTATGGGCAAATACAGCAACGCCATCCTCACCGACGCCAGCAATATCATTATCACCGCTGCCCATCAAGTCAGTCAGCAACAATCCAGCGTCCGTCCTATCCAAACCGGACAGCCTTATGAAATCCCCCCCAAACTCACAGGCCCCATCCCCAATTTGAGCGAATCTTTAGAACGTTGGCAAGAACGGGTAAGTTTAGTACCTGGTGCCATCAAAAAGCAGTTGCTGAAAAGTTATCGGGGTTTGAGTGCGGCACTGTTAGATTCAATGTTACTAGCAGCAAATTTAGCACCGGAAACAACCACCGATACCCTCACCCCTGACGACTGGAAAAAACTATTTGAGCGTTGGCAAGAATGGCTGCAAGCCTTGGAGATTGGTAAATTTCAACCGGCTTGGACTAAAGACGGATACACTGTGATGGGTTGGGGCGCAATTGACACCACCAAAGATATCCAAGAATTACTCAACCGCTACTATACAAACCAGATAAATCAACAGTTATTTTCTCAAGTTCGCCATCAGTTAAGTCAGAAATTGCAGAATATTCTGGCAAAATTACGGCTAAAAAGGCAAACCTTTAGCGATCGCTTGCAGCAGTCAGATCAAGCTGATGAATGGAAGCAAAAAGCTGATTTGATGATGGCTAACTTGCAAAACTGGCAACCGGGGATGAAAGAAATTATCCTCCCGGACTTTGATAGTGGTAAGCCAGTGGCGATCGCACTCCTACCAGATAAAAATGCTGTCCAAAATGCTCAAAAGCTTTACAAACAGCACCAAAAGCTAAAACGCGCACGTGCTGCTGTCGAACCGCTATTTCTGGAAGTGCAAGCAGAAGTTGAGTATTTAGAGCAAGTCGAAGCGGCGATTTCCCAAATAGATAACTACCAAACCACAGAAGATTTACAAGCCCTCGAAGAAATCCGCGACGAGCTGATTGGGCAAAAATATCTAGAAGACCCAGAATACCGCAACCGTATTACCACTGAAAGGGCCAGTACCAACTTTCATCGTTATCGCAGCCCTAGCGGCTTTGAAGTCTTAATCGGTCGCAACAATCGCCAGAATGACCACTTAACATTTCGTGTCGCTGGGGATTATGACCTGTGGTTTCACGCCCAAGAAATTCCCGGAAGCCATTTGCTACTGCGCCTCGAACCGGGTACAGTCCCAGAAGAAGCTGATTTGCAATTTACCGCTAATCTTGCCGCCTACTTCAGTCGCGCCCGCCAGAGTGACCAAGTACCAGTAGTTTACACTCAGCCCAAGCACGTCTACAAACCCAAAGGAGCCAAACCGGGAATTGCGATTTATAAGCAAGAGACCATTCTCTGGGGAAAACCGCAATCTGTAAATAGTCATTAG
- a CDS encoding YtxH domain-containing protein, with protein MSNNRSGVFFGGLMLGATIGALTGLLIAPRTGRETRKLLKKSADALPELAEDLSTSVQIQADRLSASALRNWDETLDRLRDAIAAGVDATQRESQTLKRQTTVDVTSEASDTLEDSESLTQHLERS; from the coding sequence ATGTCTAATAACCGTTCTGGAGTATTTTTTGGCGGTTTGATGCTGGGAGCTACTATCGGTGCTTTGACCGGTTTGCTGATTGCTCCCCGCACAGGGCGCGAAACCCGTAAACTGTTGAAAAAATCTGCTGATGCTCTACCAGAGTTGGCAGAGGATTTATCAACGAGTGTACAAATCCAAGCAGACAGGCTTTCTGCCAGCGCACTGCGAAACTGGGATGAAACTTTAGATAGACTGCGAGATGCGATCGCAGCTGGTGTAGATGCCACTCAGCGCGAAAGCCAAACCTTAAAGCGGCAAACCACTGTCGATGTAACGAGTGAGGCTTCTGACACATTAGAAGACTCAGAGTCTCTGACCCAGCATCTAGAACGTTCATAA
- a CDS encoding iron uptake porin yields the protein MSKLWKSLLASPAIYGAMLFVSAAAFAGETPAISETSEPLAVTNPDAQVENISQEQVMSQVTSVSELSDVQSTDWAFQALQSLVERYGCIAGYPNGTYRGNRALTRYEFAAGLNACLDRVNELIATGTADLVTKEDLTTLQKLQEEYSAELATLRGRVDALEARTSELEANQFSTTTKLQGQVVTVISDVLSGDRVDNQEITGRNTTLGARARIELVSSFTGQDTLFTRIQTNNILSPNINTREGNLFFAGTDGNNNAFIDALYYAFPLGKATQVKLIANAGAADDLTSTVNLFDGDGGFGALSTFGTRNPIYNQISGAGIGVTQYFSRNLSLSLGYLAAPNTANNPAPKNGLFDGGYGALAQLTLKPSDRISLGLTYINSYKQPLLTGSNAATTDITNEAFSSNSYGVEASIGVSEKFVLGGWAGYTNSRVLTGNRGDVDIWNYAVTLGFPDLGKKGNLAGIIVGMEPKVTSSSSANVSEDRDTSYHVEAFYQYKVSDNITITPGVIWLTAPDHNDDSDNVVIGALRTTFSF from the coding sequence ATGTCAAAATTATGGAAATCTCTGCTGGCTAGTCCGGCAATTTACGGTGCAATGCTATTTGTGAGTGCTGCTGCATTCGCAGGGGAAACACCAGCTATATCAGAAACTAGTGAACCGCTAGCTGTAACTAATCCAGACGCCCAAGTTGAAAATATTAGTCAAGAACAGGTAATGTCGCAAGTTACCTCGGTGTCTGAGTTGTCGGATGTGCAATCCACAGACTGGGCTTTCCAAGCTTTACAATCGTTGGTAGAGCGTTACGGTTGTATTGCAGGCTACCCCAATGGCACTTATCGCGGTAATCGGGCGCTGACGCGATATGAGTTTGCTGCTGGTTTGAATGCTTGTTTGGATCGGGTTAATGAACTAATTGCCACCGGTACAGCCGATTTGGTGACAAAAGAAGACTTAACCACATTGCAAAAGCTGCAAGAGGAATATTCCGCAGAACTGGCAACCTTACGCGGTCGTGTGGATGCACTAGAAGCTAGAACTTCGGAGTTAGAAGCAAATCAATTTTCTACCACCACCAAACTGCAAGGGCAAGTCGTCACAGTTATCAGTGATGTTTTGTCAGGTGATAGGGTCGATAATCAAGAAATTACAGGCAGAAATACAACACTTGGGGCACGGGCACGTATTGAACTGGTAAGTAGCTTCACAGGACAAGATACTCTGTTTACCAGAATCCAGACTAATAATATTCTTAGCCCCAACATCAACACAAGAGAGGGGAATCTGTTCTTCGCCGGTACAGATGGTAATAACAATGCTTTTATTGATGCACTGTATTATGCATTCCCCCTTGGTAAAGCAACTCAAGTAAAATTGATTGCCAATGCAGGTGCAGCAGATGACCTTACTAGTACGGTGAATCTCTTTGATGGTGATGGCGGTTTTGGTGCTTTGTCTACCTTTGGTACAAGGAACCCAATTTATAACCAGATATCTGGTGCTGGTATCGGAGTAACCCAATATTTCAGCCGAAATTTGTCCCTCAGTTTAGGGTATTTAGCTGCTCCTAATACGGCTAATAACCCTGCACCTAAGAATGGTTTGTTTGATGGTGGTTATGGTGCTTTGGCACAGTTGACATTGAAACCAAGCGATCGCATTTCCTTAGGTTTAACGTACATCAATTCCTACAAACAGCCATTACTCACAGGTAGTAATGCTGCAACCACAGATATCACCAATGAAGCATTTTCCAGCAATTCCTACGGTGTTGAAGCATCCATCGGCGTCAGTGAGAAATTTGTCTTGGGCGGTTGGGCTGGATATACCAACAGCCGCGTCTTAACAGGAAACCGTGGAGATGTGGACATTTGGAACTATGCCGTTACCCTTGGTTTCCCTGACCTTGGTAAAAAAGGCAACTTGGCAGGTATCATCGTCGGTATGGAGCCTAAGGTGACAAGTTCAAGTTCTGCTAACGTGAGTGAAGACAGGGACACTTCTTATCATGTTGAGGCGTTTTACCAGTACAAGGTAAGTGACAATATCACAATTACCCCAGGAGTCATCTGGCTGACTGCCCCAGATCATAATGATGATAGTGATAATGTTGTGATTGGTGCGCTGAGAACTACATTCAGTTTCTAA
- a CDS encoding metal ABC transporter substrate-binding protein — MIWNPVRISVYRQRSGNGILTLITLLLLSIASGCKESNSNQGINTEKATPAQEAASTPARQKTKVVTTFLPVYLFTKAVAGDVADVEILVPPGTEVHDYQATPDNVKAIATANVLVKNGLGLEEFLEGTVKNAQNSKLTEIDASQGIKALNQTSPVEKTATEEEDHDHADGNPHVWLDPVLAKQQVVNIRDGLIAADPANKATYEANSAAYIQELESLNNEFEQTLQKTPNCTFVTFHDAFPYLAQRYKLKQVAVVEIPEDQLSPKDVQNAVNAVKKYKVKALFSEPGVDNKLLKSLSQDLNLSLRTLDSVETGKTDPQYYFQVMKANLQTLAAACQ, encoded by the coding sequence GTGATTTGGAATCCCGTAAGAATTAGTGTATATAGACAACGAAGCGGTAACGGCATTCTGACTCTAATTACTTTGCTCCTGTTGTCAATTGCTTCTGGATGTAAAGAGTCAAACAGCAATCAGGGAATAAATACGGAAAAAGCAACCCCAGCACAGGAGGCTGCATCTACCCCAGCAAGGCAAAAAACTAAAGTAGTGACGACGTTTTTGCCAGTGTATTTGTTTACCAAAGCGGTGGCTGGGGATGTGGCAGATGTAGAAATTTTAGTTCCACCGGGTACAGAGGTGCATGATTATCAAGCGACACCGGATAATGTAAAAGCGATCGCTACCGCAAATGTACTGGTAAAAAATGGCTTGGGGTTGGAGGAATTTCTCGAAGGCACCGTCAAAAATGCCCAAAATTCCAAATTGACTGAAATTGATGCCAGTCAGGGTATTAAAGCTTTAAATCAAACTTCACCTGTTGAGAAAACAGCAACAGAGGAAGAAGACCACGACCACGCAGATGGAAATCCTCACGTTTGGCTAGATCCAGTTTTAGCAAAACAGCAAGTAGTAAATATTCGCGACGGATTAATTGCTGCCGACCCAGCAAATAAAGCAACTTATGAGGCTAATTCTGCGGCTTATATCCAGGAATTAGAAAGTTTAAATAATGAATTTGAACAGACTTTGCAAAAAACTCCTAACTGTACCTTCGTGACCTTTCATGATGCATTTCCTTACTTAGCCCAGCGCTATAAACTTAAGCAAGTTGCCGTGGTGGAAATTCCCGAAGATCAACTTTCACCAAAAGATGTCCAAAATGCTGTTAATGCAGTCAAGAAATATAAAGTTAAAGCTTTATTTAGCGAACCAGGGGTGGATAATAAATTGCTGAAAAGTCTCTCGCAAGACTTGAATCTAAGCTTGCGTACTTTGGATTCTGTGGAAACTGGCAAGACAGATCCGCAGTATTATTTTCAGGTGATGAAAGCTAATTTGCAAACTTTAGCAGCAGCGTGTCAGTAG
- a CDS encoding metal ABC transporter ATP-binding protein translates to MNDYQQAMILPILKVEGLTVYQGSYLAVRDIAFELLPGTDTAIVGPNGAGKSTLVKAILDLIPRSAGTIEILGLPIKRLGRQRHLLGYMPQNFIFDRSFPISVSELVGLGWANEGKRPKAKGQRENLFFSKLWRQDEAKSAAIVEALQRTDAYHLRHQAIGTLSGGQLKRVLLAYCLVTPRRLLILDEAFAGVDVQGSADFYALLNELKREEGWTVLQVSHDIDMVSRHCDRVLCLNQTLVCTGKPEIALSPQNLLATYGPGFSRYEHHH, encoded by the coding sequence ATGAATGATTACCAACAAGCAATGATATTACCAATTTTAAAAGTAGAGGGATTAACTGTCTACCAAGGCAGTTATCTAGCTGTTCGGGATATTGCCTTTGAATTGTTACCAGGGACAGATACAGCCATAGTTGGGCCAAATGGCGCGGGTAAAAGTACCCTGGTCAAAGCCATTTTAGATTTGATTCCTCGTAGTGCTGGTACGATTGAAATTCTTGGTTTACCCATTAAACGATTGGGACGTCAACGGCATTTATTGGGTTATATGCCGCAAAATTTCATCTTTGACCGTAGCTTTCCCATTTCTGTCAGTGAATTAGTAGGATTGGGATGGGCGAATGAAGGTAAAAGACCAAAGGCTAAAGGCCAAAGGGAGAATTTATTCTTCTCTAAGCTATGGAGACAAGACGAGGCGAAATCAGCAGCAATAGTTGAAGCTTTACAGCGAACTGATGCTTATCATCTGCGCCATCAAGCTATTGGTACTCTTAGTGGTGGTCAACTCAAGCGGGTGTTGCTAGCTTATTGTTTGGTGACGCCTCGGAGACTGTTGATTCTCGATGAAGCTTTTGCTGGGGTAGATGTGCAAGGTTCAGCAGATTTTTATGCGTTGCTAAATGAATTAAAGCGGGAAGAGGGCTGGACGGTGTTGCAAGTTTCCCATGATATTGATATGGTAAGCCGCCATTGCGATCGCGTCCTTTGTCTGAATCAAACTCTCGTTTGTACTGGTAAGCCGGAAATTGCTCTTTCACCGCAAAACCTTTTAGCCACCTATGGCCCAGGTTTCAGTCGTTACGAACATCACCACTAA
- a CDS encoding DUF948 domain-containing protein produces the protein MIDPLFWLGLSILLVATSLTAVLVAAIPALQELARAARSAEKLFDTLSRELPPTLNAIRMTGLEISDLTEDVNEGVKSASQVVKQVDQSLDSAKKQAQNLQVGTRSLVVGVKAAWKTFTRPKPSRRTSDGLRPTVGDRLPTNEKPPLTLRERETLRQENRRAKPEAYRPNEDYNEAANWETRFDDENALSKSQASEDWSDQ, from the coding sequence GTGATTGATCCTCTGTTTTGGCTGGGACTATCCATCCTTTTAGTTGCTACCAGCCTGACTGCTGTTTTAGTGGCAGCTATACCCGCTTTGCAGGAGTTAGCACGCGCTGCCCGCAGTGCGGAAAAGCTCTTTGATACACTCTCACGGGAGTTGCCACCTACTCTAAATGCCATCCGCATGACTGGCTTGGAAATATCTGATTTAACCGAAGATGTGAATGAAGGTGTAAAAAGCGCCAGTCAAGTCGTTAAACAAGTTGATCAAAGCCTAGATAGTGCCAAAAAACAAGCTCAAAATCTGCAAGTAGGCACACGCAGCCTAGTGGTTGGCGTCAAAGCCGCTTGGAAAACCTTCACCCGCCCAAAACCTAGCAGACGGACAAGCGATGGGCTACGCCCCACCGTAGGCGATCGCCTGCCAACAAACGAAAAACCACCGCTAACGTTGCGAGAACGAGAAACACTCAGACAGGAAAATCGCCGCGCAAAACCAGAAGCATACCGCCCCAATGAAGATTATAACGAGGCTGCTAACTGGGAAACCAGGTTTGACGATGAAAATGCACTCTCCAAATCTCAAGCTTCAGAAGATTGGTCGGACCAATAA
- a CDS encoding tyrosine-type recombinase/integrase, which produces MTMNVEHKSSKGSVGVESFQDRLRLRLPRQLFGGKQKYLTLGMADTPENRKLAEAKVRQIESDIAFERFDHTLAKYKPQSHLTLVVPITEGQQQPTLTELWDKYTAYKSKTVSITTINKDFKKTRNHIASLPTHKLSEAVIIRDFLLDKLTPDATKRVLTQLKACCDWAIDSELIRNNPFVGMSQKVKVAVKDEDETINPFNRGEQEQIIAAFERNRYYSHYTNYVRFLFMTGCRTSEAIGLNWGHINSNLTLITFSEAVVEGNRKDTKTHESRKFPINQSLKEFLLTIKPSNPNADTPVFKAPKGGLIDAHNFLNRAWKSVMSELNIPYRPQYHTRHTFITNCLEAGVSVVQVAKWAGNSPEIIMKHYAGTIRHVQVPEF; this is translated from the coding sequence ATGACAATGAACGTAGAACATAAATCATCCAAAGGTTCAGTTGGGGTTGAGTCATTCCAAGACAGACTCAGATTACGTTTACCACGTCAACTTTTTGGGGGGAAACAAAAGTATCTAACTTTGGGGATGGCAGATACACCAGAAAATCGCAAGCTGGCTGAGGCTAAAGTTAGACAGATAGAATCAGATATTGCATTTGAACGCTTTGACCACACATTAGCTAAATATAAACCTCAAAGTCATTTAACCCTGGTTGTACCCATAACAGAAGGTCAGCAACAGCCAACATTGACTGAGTTATGGGATAAGTACACAGCTTATAAATCTAAAACTGTGAGCATAACCACTATTAATAAGGATTTTAAGAAGACTAGAAACCACATTGCTAGTTTACCGACGCATAAGCTTTCAGAAGCGGTAATAATTAGAGATTTCTTGCTCGATAAACTAACTCCTGATGCAACGAAGCGTGTCTTAACTCAATTAAAAGCCTGTTGTGATTGGGCTATAGATTCTGAGTTAATTCGTAATAACCCATTTGTGGGTATGTCGCAAAAGGTAAAAGTAGCTGTAAAAGATGAAGATGAAACAATCAACCCATTTAACAGAGGTGAGCAAGAACAGATTATCGCAGCTTTTGAGAGGAATAGATACTACAGCCACTATACAAACTATGTCAGATTTTTGTTTATGACAGGTTGTAGAACCTCTGAAGCCATAGGGCTAAATTGGGGTCATATCAATAGTAATTTGACATTAATTACCTTCAGTGAAGCGGTTGTAGAAGGAAATCGTAAAGATACCAAGACTCATGAAAGCCGCAAATTCCCCATTAATCAATCACTCAAAGAGTTTTTACTTACCATTAAACCAAGTAATCCTAATGCAGATACACCAGTTTTTAAAGCTCCTAAAGGTGGTTTAATTGATGCTCACAACTTCCTTAATCGAGCATGGAAAAGCGTGATGTCTGAATTAAATATTCCTTACCGTCCCCAGTACCATACACGGCATACCTTTATCACAAACTGCTTAGAAGCTGGTGTAAGTGTGGTACAGGTTGCAAAATGGGCGGGAAATTCACCTGAGATAATCATGAAACATTACGCAGGCACTATCAGACACGTACAAGTACCTGAGTTTTAA
- a CDS encoding metal ABC transporter permease, whose translation MYLFNHSQITWLAVTNSQDLVSLLQFPFMQRAIAGAVLMGILGGLLGTFVTLRQLSFFSHAVGHAALVGVALGVLLQINPTWMLLPFTLLFGVIVLYFIDKTDLGSDSVLSIVLSGALALGVILASLIKGYRGNLMAVLFGDILAIDTTDLILTLLVLVGSSIFLLSTLRSQILLTLNPDVAQVQGVPVQLYRYGFVVLLSLAVAVAIKAVGVLLVNAFLVIPASTAKLMSHHFSWFLILSVIVGSTSSIAGMIVSGMFNLASGPSIVLVQFLVFVAVFVWVKLGFKAA comes from the coding sequence ATGTATTTATTCAATCATAGCCAGATAACTTGGCTAGCCGTAACTAATAGTCAAGACTTGGTGAGTTTGTTACAATTTCCGTTTATGCAGCGGGCGATCGCAGGCGCTGTGTTGATGGGAATACTTGGGGGCTTACTGGGCACTTTCGTCACCCTGCGCCAGTTGTCTTTTTTCAGCCATGCTGTTGGTCACGCGGCATTAGTGGGCGTAGCCTTGGGTGTATTATTACAGATAAATCCTACTTGGATGCTGTTGCCTTTTACCTTGCTTTTTGGCGTTATTGTCCTTTACTTTATCGACAAAACTGATTTAGGTAGCGATAGCGTTCTGAGTATTGTGCTATCAGGCGCATTAGCCCTCGGCGTAATTCTCGCAAGTCTGATTAAAGGATATCGCGGTAACTTAATGGCAGTGTTATTCGGCGATATTCTGGCAATTGACACCACAGATTTAATTTTGACGCTGCTTGTGCTTGTGGGCAGCAGCATTTTTTTATTATCAACTTTGCGATCGCAAATTTTGTTGACCCTTAACCCCGATGTCGCCCAAGTCCAAGGCGTTCCCGTGCAATTATATCGCTATGGGTTTGTCGTCTTGCTCTCCCTCGCCGTAGCCGTGGCGATTAAAGCCGTTGGCGTTTTACTGGTGAACGCCTTTTTGGTAATTCCCGCCTCCACAGCCAAACTCATGAGTCATCACTTTAGCTGGTTTCTGATTTTGTCGGTGATTGTCGGTTCAACTAGCAGCATTGCTGGTATGATTGTCTCTGGCATGTTTAACCTAGCCTCTGGCCCTAGTATCGTTCTAGTTCAATTTCTGGTATTTGTGGCTGTTTTTGTTTGGGTCAAATTAGGGTTTAAAGCAGCTTAA
- a CDS encoding RNA recognition motif domain-containing protein gives MSVRLYIGNLPKEEIDRQELQAVFAAEGDAVTTKLIKDRKTGKCRGFGFLTVNNDEQADQIIEKYNGHLFKETPIKLEKALPRTKGEEGEEQAAPKVATTGVSSPTPSPNKESSRREKSSKKPRRGGGTRETTTTVDSDAIRPDPRWASELEKLKQMLAAQTTN, from the coding sequence ATGTCCGTTCGCCTATATATAGGTAATTTGCCAAAAGAAGAAATAGATCGTCAAGAGTTGCAGGCGGTGTTTGCAGCAGAAGGCGACGCTGTCACGACTAAACTAATTAAAGACCGAAAAACTGGCAAGTGCCGTGGTTTCGGTTTTTTGACGGTGAACAATGACGAACAAGCCGATCAAATTATTGAAAAGTATAATGGTCACTTGTTCAAAGAGACGCCGATTAAGCTAGAGAAGGCACTACCTCGGACAAAAGGTGAGGAAGGCGAGGAACAAGCAGCTCCCAAAGTGGCTACCACTGGCGTGAGTAGCCCCACTCCTAGCCCCAACAAAGAAAGCAGCCGACGCGAAAAAAGTTCCAAGAAACCCAGACGTGGTGGCGGTACGCGTGAAACCACTACTACTGTCGATTCGGACGCTATTCGTCCAGATCCCCGTTGGGCTTCTGAATTAGAAAAGCTGAAGCAGATGTTAGCCGCACAAACGACAAATTAA